A window of uncultured Fusobacterium sp. contains these coding sequences:
- the ligA gene encoding NAD-dependent DNA ligase LigA: MEKYIKELREKVKKYSEYYYTNNESLISDVEFDKLLVELKELEEKYPEYREKNSPTEIVGATNLKDTKFQKVTHKKPMLSLSNSYNEGDIADFIERVKKLLPEEKEIEYALELKLDGLSLSVQYENGKLVRAVTRGDGTVGEDVTENILEIESIPKELKEKVTIEIRGEVVLPLSKFEELNKKRLENGEEVFANPRNAASGTLRQLDSSIIKERGLDAYFYFLVDAQNYGLKTHSESIEYLAKLGIKTTGICEVLKNSSELIKEIEVWGEKRESLDYETDGMVIKVNNIELWDKLGNTTKSPRWAIAFKFPAKQVTTKILGVTWQVGRTGKITPVAELEEVELSGSKVKRASLHNYQEIERKDIRIGDSVFIEKAAEIIPQVVKSVKELRDGNEIIIKEPTHCPICNTEVEREEGQVDIKCPNVSCPGKIEGELIYFVSRDAMNIAGFGSKIVENMLKLGFIKNIVDIYELKNRREELEKLEKMGKRSVDNLLTAIENSKTREYSKVLCALGIPFIGKTSAKLLAESSENIDKLMNMSVEELVEIEGIGDKMAQAIFDFFRDKEKIKLIDGLKAHGLTFAQEKKEELSAEEKVFTGKTFLFTGTLKNFTRNEIKEEIEKLGGKNLSAVSKNLDYLIVGEKAGSKLKKAQELGTVKIITEEEFMEICGKKN, translated from the coding sequence GTGGAAAAATATATAAAAGAGTTGAGAGAAAAAGTCAAAAAATATAGTGAATATTATTATACAAATAATGAGAGTTTAATATCAGATGTGGAATTTGATAAATTATTAGTAGAGCTAAAAGAATTAGAGGAAAAGTACCCAGAGTATAGAGAGAAAAATTCTCCTACTGAAATTGTTGGAGCAACTAATTTGAAAGATACAAAATTTCAAAAAGTAACACATAAAAAACCAATGTTAAGTTTATCAAACTCATATAATGAAGGGGATATAGCTGATTTTATAGAGAGAGTTAAAAAATTACTTCCTGAGGAAAAGGAGATAGAGTATGCTCTTGAATTAAAGTTAGATGGACTGTCTTTAAGTGTACAATATGAAAATGGAAAACTTGTGAGAGCTGTAACTAGAGGAGATGGAACAGTAGGGGAAGATGTTACAGAAAATATTTTAGAGATAGAGTCAATTCCAAAAGAGTTAAAAGAAAAAGTAACTATTGAGATAAGAGGAGAAGTAGTATTACCTCTTTCTAAATTTGAAGAATTAAATAAAAAAAGATTGGAAAATGGAGAGGAAGTTTTTGCCAATCCAAGAAATGCAGCTAGTGGTACTTTAAGACAATTAGATTCTAGCATTATAAAGGAGAGAGGACTTGATGCTTATTTCTATTTTTTAGTTGATGCTCAAAATTATGGTTTGAAAACTCATAGTGAAAGTATAGAATACCTTGCTAAGCTTGGAATTAAAACAACAGGAATTTGTGAAGTATTAAAAAATTCTTCAGAACTTATAAAAGAGATTGAAGTTTGGGGAGAAAAGAGAGAAAGCTTAGATTATGAGACAGATGGAATGGTAATAAAAGTAAATAATATAGAGTTATGGGATAAGTTAGGAAATACAACTAAAAGTCCTAGATGGGCAATAGCTTTTAAATTTCCAGCAAAACAAGTAACTACAAAAATTTTAGGAGTAACTTGGCAAGTGGGAAGAACAGGGAAAATTACTCCAGTAGCAGAACTTGAAGAAGTAGAGCTATCAGGAAGTAAAGTAAAAAGAGCAAGCTTACATAACTATCAAGAGATTGAGAGAAAAGATATTAGAATTGGAGATAGTGTATTTATAGAAAAAGCTGCTGAGATAATACCTCAAGTGGTAAAATCTGTAAAAGAGTTAAGAGATGGAAATGAAATTATAATAAAAGAGCCTACTCATTGTCCAATTTGTAATACTGAAGTAGAAAGAGAGGAAGGACAGGTAGATATAAAATGTCCAAATGTTAGTTGTCCAGGAAAGATAGAGGGAGAATTAATCTATTTTGTATCTCGTGATGCTATGAATATAGCTGGTTTTGGTAGTAAAATAGTAGAAAACATGTTGAAACTTGGATTTATAAAAAATATTGTAGATATATATGAACTAAAAAATCGTAGAGAAGAGTTAGAAAAGCTTGAGAAGATGGGAAAAAGAAGTGTAGATAATCTTCTTACAGCTATTGAGAATAGTAAAACAAGGGAGTATTCTAAGGTACTTTGTGCTTTAGGGATTCCATTTATAGGAAAAACTTCTGCAAAACTTTTAGCTGAATCAAGTGAAAATATTGATAAACTTATGAACATGAGTGTAGAAGAGTTAGTTGAGATTGAAGGAATAGGAGATAAAATGGCTCAAGCTATCTTTGATTTTTTCAGAGATAAAGAAAAGATAAAACTTATTGATGGATTAAAAGCTCATGGACTTACTTTTGCTCAAGAGAAAAAAGAGGAGTTGTCAGCTGAAGAGAAGGTATTTACAGGAAAAACTTTCTTATTTACAGGAACATTAAAGAATTTTACTAGAAATGAGATAAAAGAGGAGATAGAAAAACTTGGTGGGAAAAATCTTTCTGCTGTAAGTAAAAATTTAGATTATTTAATAGTTGGAGAAAAGGCTGGAAGTAAATTAAAAAAAGCTCAAGAACTTGGAACTGTAAAAATAATAACAGAGGAAGAGTTCATGGAAATATGTGGAAAAAAGAATTAA
- a CDS encoding cobyric acid synthase, which translates to MHKKIMVQGTGSSVGKSLIVAGLCRIFAQDGFRVSPFKSQNMALNSYVDIEGLELGRAQVVQAESAMEIPRAFMNPILLKPNSDNNSQLIIEGKPLKNTSAKDYFSNSKFLKDVALRNYKKIEENFDIGVLEGGGSPAEINLREYDCVNMGMAELVDAPVILVGNIEIGGVFASLYGTIALLDEKDRKRIKGLIINKFRGDLELLKPGIDMLMKKLNSEGLDIKFLGVVPYEKLEIEEEDTLAKKVNEYTKKVGDIKISVIRTDKMSNYTDFDVLNQYPDVALNYVFNKEELGEEDIIILPGSKNTISDLEKLKENGIYDKIKELYSKGVTVVGICGGFQMLGKEIEDPYHIEGEKEKIEGFGFLDTVTTMEKLKCTQQVEKVLCENLKETIIDGCENLKVIGYEIHQGVTRGKEKNIALGEEFIFVAKENIFGTYIHGIFDNEKFTRRFLNNIRIKKGLSPLDDSFSFKEFKENEYNKLAKLLRDNLDIEEIYRIMSE; encoded by the coding sequence ATGCATAAAAAAATAATGGTACAAGGAACAGGATCATCAGTAGGAAAAAGTTTAATAGTAGCAGGACTTTGTAGAATATTTGCTCAAGATGGATTTAGAGTTTCTCCTTTTAAATCACAAAATATGGCTCTAAATTCTTATGTGGATATAGAGGGATTAGAACTAGGAAGGGCTCAAGTAGTACAAGCAGAATCTGCCATGGAAATACCAAGAGCTTTTATGAATCCAATTCTTTTAAAACCTAATTCAGATAATAATTCTCAACTTATAATAGAGGGAAAACCTTTAAAAAATACTTCAGCTAAAGATTATTTTTCAAATTCCAAATTTTTAAAAGATGTAGCTTTAAGAAATTATAAGAAGATAGAAGAGAATTTTGATATAGGTGTTTTAGAAGGGGGAGGAAGCCCCGCTGAAATAAATCTAAGAGAATATGATTGTGTAAATATGGGAATGGCAGAACTTGTAGATGCTCCTGTAATTTTAGTAGGAAATATTGAAATAGGTGGAGTATTTGCTTCTTTATATGGAACAATAGCTCTTTTAGATGAAAAAGATAGAAAGAGAATAAAAGGTTTAATTATCAATAAGTTTAGAGGAGATTTAGAGTTATTAAAGCCTGGAATAGATATGCTTATGAAAAAATTAAATTCAGAGGGCTTAGATATAAAATTTCTAGGTGTAGTTCCATATGAAAAATTGGAAATAGAGGAAGAGGATACCTTAGCTAAAAAAGTAAATGAATATACTAAAAAAGTTGGAGATATAAAAATAAGTGTAATTAGAACAGATAAGATGTCTAATTATACTGATTTTGATGTTCTTAATCAATATCCTGATGTTGCTCTTAATTATGTATTTAATAAAGAAGAGTTAGGAGAAGAGGATATAATTATTTTACCTGGAAGTAAGAATACTATTTCTGATTTAGAAAAATTAAAAGAGAATGGTATTTATGATAAAATAAAAGAACTATATTCAAAAGGGGTTACTGTTGTTGGAATTTGTGGTGGATTTCAAATGCTAGGAAAAGAGATAGAAGATCCATACCATATAGAAGGAGAAAAGGAAAAAATAGAAGGATTTGGCTTTTTAGATACAGTTACTACAATGGAAAAGTTGAAATGTACTCAACAAGTTGAAAAAGTTCTATGTGAAAATTTAAAAGAAACAATTATAGATGGTTGTGAAAATTTAAAAGTAATAGGCTATGAGATACATCAAGGAGTAACTAGAGGAAAAGAGAAAAATATAGCCTTGGGAGAAGAGTTTATTTTTGTTGCAAAAGAAAATATTTTTGGAACTTATATTCATGGAATTTTTGACAATGAAAAATTTACAAGAAGATTCTTAAATAATATAAGAATAAAAAAAGGACTATCTCCTTTAGATGATAGTTTTTCCTTTAAAGAGTTTAAAGAAAATGAATATAATAAATTAGCTAAGTTATTAAGAGATAATTTAGACATAGAAGAAATTTATAGAATAATGAGTGAGTAG
- the rfaD gene encoding ADP-glyceromanno-heptose 6-epimerase — translation MIIVTGAAGMIGSAMVWKLNEMGRNDIIVVDKLRTEEKWLNLRKRDYADWVDRDDLFDWLANPANAEKITGVVHMGACSATTERDGDFLMGNNYGYSKKLWDFCAARQIPYVYASSAATYGAGELGYNDDVTPEELKKLQPLNKYGYSKKIFDDWAFKQKIAPKQWCGLKFFNVYGPQEYHKGRMASMVFHTFNQYRDNGGVKLFKSHKEGFKDGEQLRDFVYLKDVVDVIYFLLTEKVESGVYNIGTGEARSFLDLSMATMRAASNNPELKVEDVVEFIPMPEDLRGRYQYFTQAAMEKLKRAGYTKKFTSLEDGVKDYVQNYLAKEDSYL, via the coding sequence ATGATAATTGTAACAGGTGCAGCTGGAATGATAGGAAGTGCAATGGTATGGAAACTTAATGAAATGGGAAGAAACGATATCATTGTTGTAGATAAGTTAAGAACAGAGGAAAAATGGCTTAATTTAAGAAAAAGAGATTATGCTGATTGGGTGGATAGAGATGACCTATTTGATTGGTTAGCAAATCCTGCTAATGCTGAAAAAATAACAGGAGTAGTTCATATGGGAGCTTGTTCAGCAACTACTGAAAGAGATGGAGATTTCTTAATGGGAAATAACTATGGATATAGTAAAAAATTATGGGATTTCTGTGCTGCTAGACAGATACCTTATGTATATGCTTCATCTGCAGCTACTTATGGAGCTGGAGAATTAGGATATAATGATGATGTAACTCCAGAAGAGTTAAAAAAATTACAACCATTAAACAAATATGGATATTCTAAAAAGATATTTGATGATTGGGCTTTTAAACAAAAAATAGCTCCAAAACAATGGTGTGGACTTAAATTCTTCAATGTATATGGGCCACAAGAGTATCATAAAGGAAGAATGGCTTCAATGGTTTTCCATACATTTAATCAATATAGAGATAATGGTGGAGTAAAACTTTTTAAATCTCATAAAGAGGGATTTAAAGATGGAGAGCAATTAAGAGATTTCGTTTACTTAAAAGATGTAGTAGATGTAATTTATTTCTTATTGACTGAAAAAGTAGAGTCAGGTGTATATAACATAGGAACAGGAGAAGCAAGAAGTTTCTTAGATCTATCTATGGCAACTATGAGAGCGGCTTCTAATAATCCAGAATTAAAAGTAGAAGATGTAGTAGAGTTTATTCCTATGCCAGAAGATTTAAGAGGAAGATATCAATATTTTACTCAAGCAGCTATGGAAAAATTAAAAAGAGCTGGATATACTAAAAAATTTACTTCTTTAGAAGATGGAGTAAAGGATTATGTTCAAAATTATCTAGCAAAAGAAGATTCATATCTATAA
- a CDS encoding MerR family transcriptional regulator, with translation MKDYLTIGEVSKITSLPISTLRYYDNEGIISPDYKDEATNYRYYRFFQIPIIKMIVHLKKLGFSNAKIKSHLENVSYSHTLELMNKMLEQTQSEIERLKKLEEELKENAIQMKYLIALEKNIDKITIEEIEIKGIYANIENRNEDDGISKAFKEIDNFLVSTSQAFVPVGMFAFSIDQENILKENYEYNKLILLKDYENYTKKCYFKKTYVSLVCQSKFDEIPKNIEKVIVWIRDKKYLIEGDTIIQILSGPAFEKDPSDVMYILRVPIKYSCLK, from the coding sequence ATGAAAGATTATTTAACGATAGGAGAGGTATCAAAAATAACAAGTTTACCAATTTCAACTTTAAGATATTATGATAATGAAGGAATAATCTCTCCTGATTATAAAGATGAAGCTACTAATTATAGGTATTATAGATTTTTCCAAATTCCTATTATTAAAATGATAGTTCATTTAAAAAAACTAGGGTTTAGTAATGCAAAAATAAAAAGTCATTTGGAAAATGTGAGTTATTCACATACTTTAGAACTTATGAATAAAATGTTAGAACAAACACAAAGCGAGATAGAAAGATTAAAAAAATTAGAAGAGGAGTTAAAAGAAAATGCTATACAGATGAAATATTTAATAGCGTTAGAAAAAAATATAGATAAAATTACAATAGAAGAAATAGAGATAAAAGGGATTTATGCAAATATAGAAAATAGAAATGAAGACGATGGTATTTCTAAAGCTTTTAAAGAGATAGATAATTTTTTAGTTTCAACATCTCAAGCGTTTGTTCCTGTAGGAATGTTTGCTTTTAGTATAGATCAAGAAAATATTTTAAAAGAGAATTATGAATATAATAAACTTATTTTACTGAAAGATTATGAAAATTATACTAAGAAATGTTATTTTAAGAAAACGTATGTTTCTTTAGTTTGTCAAAGTAAATTTGATGAAATTCCTAAAAATATAGAAAAGGTTATAGTGTGGATAAGAGATAAAAAGTATCTTATAGAGGGAGATACAATTATTCAAATCTTATCTGGACCTGCTTTTGAAAAAGATCCTTCAGATGTTATGTATATCTTGAGAGTTCCAATAAAATATAGTTGTTTAAAATAA
- a CDS encoding PHP domain-containing protein has product MEVDMHIHTIESDGTYTPEEIIIRAMKNNVIALAITDHDTVAGIEKGKEIAQKIGFEFIEGIEISCNEEDLEVHILGYYLNLQDKKFLMELKELEEAREKRNTKIIEKFEKLGIIIDIEELKSFAPGNIISRLHFANYLLEKGIVGNKTEAFEKYLGRTGLAYVPKENFPPERAVKILKDNGAFVSLAHPKLITLNDERLNSLILKLKECGLDALEAQYSSFSKIEKQKYKRMAKKYGLLITGGSDFHGGNREGVDIGDAGLEYSQFEKIKQKMKK; this is encoded by the coding sequence ATGGAAGTAGATATGCATATTCATACAATAGAATCTGATGGAACATATACTCCAGAAGAGATAATTATAAGAGCAATGAAAAATAATGTAATTGCTTTAGCTATAACAGATCATGACACTGTTGCAGGAATTGAAAAAGGAAAAGAAATAGCTCAAAAGATAGGTTTCGAATTTATAGAAGGAATTGAAATTTCTTGTAATGAAGAGGATTTAGAGGTTCATATTTTAGGATATTACTTAAATCTTCAAGATAAAAAATTTTTAATGGAATTAAAGGAACTTGAAGAGGCTAGAGAAAAAAGAAATACAAAAATTATAGAAAAATTTGAAAAACTTGGTATAATAATAGATATAGAGGAGTTAAAATCTTTCGCTCCTGGAAATATAATAAGTCGTCTTCATTTTGCTAACTATTTACTAGAGAAAGGAATAGTGGGAAATAAAACAGAAGCTTTTGAAAAGTACTTAGGAAGAACAGGGTTAGCTTATGTTCCTAAAGAAAATTTTCCACCAGAAAGAGCAGTTAAAATATTAAAAGATAATGGAGCTTTTGTTTCTTTAGCACATCCTAAATTGATAACTTTAAATGACGAAAGACTAAATAGTTTAATTTTAAAATTAAAAGAGTGTGGACTAGATGCTTTAGAAGCTCAATATAGTTCTTTTTCTAAAATAGAGAAGCAAAAATATAAAAGAATGGCAAAAAAGTATGGACTGTTAATAACAGGTGGTTCTGATTTCCATGGAGGAAATAGAGAGGGAGTAGATATAGGAGATGCTGGTTTAGAATACTCTCAATTTGAAAAAATAAAGCAAAAAATGAAAAAATAG
- a CDS encoding manganese-dependent inorganic pyrophosphatase: MKQILVFGHKNPDTDSICSAISFAELKNALGVNAIPCRLGNVSRETQFALNHFGAEAPLFIENVNADENGKKEVILVDHNEKAQTADGIENAKIIEIVDHHKFALTTDEPLKITADTVGCTCTLIHRLFKQAGITPSKKAAGLMMSAIISDTLLFKSPTCTPEDIEAVKELSKICGEENYEDYGMKLLIEGTSLSDKTPEEIITIDMKEFDMNGKKVAVAQVNTVDVAGLLSTQAELEAAMNSMSEKSNYDLFVLVITDIIKAGSYVLTVGKCPELVEKAFNVKLENKTAWLEGVVSRKKQVVPFMLTASQN; the protein is encoded by the coding sequence ATGAAACAAATTCTTGTTTTTGGACATAAAAATCCAGATACTGATTCTATCTGTTCAGCTATATCTTTTGCTGAATTAAAAAATGCTTTAGGAGTTAATGCTATTCCTTGTAGATTAGGAAATGTAAGTAGAGAAACTCAGTTTGCTTTAAATCATTTTGGAGCAGAAGCACCTCTATTTATAGAGAATGTAAATGCTGATGAAAACGGAAAAAAAGAGGTTATCTTAGTAGACCACAATGAAAAAGCTCAAACAGCTGATGGAATTGAAAATGCTAAAATAATCGAAATAGTTGATCACCACAAATTTGCTTTAACTACTGATGAACCTTTAAAAATAACTGCTGATACAGTTGGATGTACTTGTACATTAATCCACAGATTATTCAAACAAGCTGGAATTACTCCATCTAAAAAAGCTGCTGGACTTATGATGAGTGCTATTATTTCTGATACATTATTATTCAAATCTCCAACTTGTACACCAGAAGATATAGAAGCTGTAAAAGAGCTTTCAAAAATTTGTGGAGAGGAAAATTATGAAGATTATGGTATGAAACTTCTTATAGAAGGAACTTCATTATCTGATAAAACTCCAGAAGAGATTATCACAATAGATATGAAAGAGTTTGATATGAATGGTAAAAAAGTAGCAGTTGCTCAAGTTAATACTGTTGATGTAGCTGGGCTTTTAAGTACTCAAGCTGAGTTAGAAGCTGCTATGAACTCTATGAGTGAAAAATCTAACTACGATCTATTTGTATTAGTAATAACTGATATTATCAAAGCTGGTTCTTATGTATTAACTGTTGGAAAATGTCCAGAGTTAGTTGAAAAAGCTTTCAATGTTAAATTAGAAAATAAAACAGCTTGGTTAGAAGGAGTAGTTTCTAGAAAGAAACAAGTAGTTCCTTTCATGCTTACTGCTAGCCAAAACTAA
- the secA gene encoding preprotein translocase subunit SecA, protein MIGNIFKKIFGTKNDREVKRIRKIVAAINSLEPDFEKLTDEQLREKTAIFKERLAKGETLDDIMVEAFATVREASKRVLGMRHYDVQLIGGVVLHEGKITEMKTGEGKTLVATCPVYLNALAGKGVHVITVNDYLAARDREMMGRLYSFLGLTSGVILNGISGEERKVAYNADITYGTNSEFGFDYLRDNMVSSLEEKVQRPLNYCIVDEVDSILIDEARTPLIISGAAEDSTKWYQIFYQVVSMLNRSYETENIKDPKAKKELPADKFGDYEVDEKAKNIVLTEKGIAKVEKFLKLDNLYSPENVELTHYLNQALKAKELFKRDRDYLVREGQVIIIDEFTGRAMEGRRYSDGLHQAIEAKEGVHIAGENQTLASITLQNYFRMYNKLSGMTGTAETEAAEFVHTYGLQIVVIPTNKPVQRIDHADLVYKTRKEKIDAIIKRIEELHAKGQPVLVGTISIKSSEELSELLKARKIKHNVLNAKYHAMEAEIVAQAGRFGAVTIATNMAGRGTDIMLGGNPEFLALAEVGSREAENFEEVLKKYEVQCKEEGEKVKAIGGLFILGTERHESRRIDNQLRGRAGRQGDPGESEFYLSLEDDLMRLFGSDRVKTVMEKLGLPEGEPITHPMINKAIANAQTKIESRNFGIRKNLLEYDDVMNKQRTAIYESRNEAMAKEDLKDSIIKMLHETIFNQVAKRFVGEYKEDWDMPGLADYLRDTYGYVVEDMAEYKSMSIEDYSKKIFDSICAQYDEKEAKVGRELMRKLEKYILFEVIDARWREHLKALDGLKEGIYLRAYGQKNPVVEYKLLSGELYEQMVETIKEQTTSFLFKVIVKHHEEEMPVRNEEEDIKEYTSEDENGVETREVGELTPDSPCPCGSGKKYKNCCGRV, encoded by the coding sequence ATGATAGGAAATATTTTTAAAAAGATTTTTGGAACAAAGAATGATAGAGAGGTAAAAAGAATTAGAAAGATAGTAGCTGCTATTAATTCTTTAGAACCAGATTTTGAAAAATTAACAGATGAGCAATTAAGAGAAAAAACAGCTATCTTTAAAGAAAGATTAGCTAAAGGGGAAACTTTAGATGATATTATGGTAGAAGCTTTTGCTACTGTAAGAGAGGCATCAAAGAGAGTTTTAGGTATGAGACACTATGATGTACAACTTATTGGAGGAGTTGTGCTTCATGAAGGAAAGATTACTGAGATGAAAACAGGAGAAGGAAAGACTTTAGTTGCAACTTGTCCTGTATACTTAAATGCCTTAGCTGGAAAAGGAGTTCACGTTATCACAGTAAACGATTATCTTGCTGCTAGAGATAGAGAGATGATGGGAAGACTATACTCTTTCTTAGGACTTACTTCTGGAGTTATATTAAATGGAATTTCTGGAGAAGAGAGAAAAGTAGCTTATAATGCAGATATTACTTATGGAACAAACTCAGAATTTGGATTTGATTATTTAAGAGATAATATGGTAAGTTCTTTAGAAGAAAAAGTACAAAGACCACTTAACTACTGTATAGTTGACGAGGTTGACTCTATTCTTATAGACGAAGCAAGAACACCTCTTATAATTTCAGGAGCAGCTGAAGATTCAACTAAATGGTATCAAATTTTCTACCAAGTTGTATCTATGTTAAATAGAAGTTATGAGACAGAAAATATTAAAGATCCAAAAGCTAAAAAAGAATTACCAGCTGATAAATTTGGAGATTACGAAGTAGATGAAAAAGCGAAGAATATAGTTTTAACTGAAAAAGGAATAGCAAAAGTTGAGAAATTCCTAAAATTAGATAACTTATATTCACCAGAGAATGTTGAATTAACTCACTATTTAAATCAAGCTTTAAAAGCTAAAGAGTTATTTAAAAGAGATAGAGATTATCTTGTAAGAGAAGGACAAGTAATAATTATAGATGAATTTACTGGAAGAGCTATGGAGGGTAGAAGATATTCAGATGGACTTCACCAAGCTATTGAAGCTAAAGAGGGAGTACATATAGCTGGAGAAAACCAAACTCTTGCATCTATTACATTACAAAACTATTTTAGAATGTATAATAAACTTTCAGGTATGACAGGTACAGCTGAAACAGAAGCAGCAGAGTTTGTTCATACTTATGGACTACAAATTGTTGTAATCCCTACTAATAAACCAGTACAAAGAATCGATCATGCAGATTTAGTTTATAAAACTCGTAAAGAGAAAATAGATGCTATAATAAAAAGAATAGAGGAATTACATGCTAAAGGACAACCTGTTCTTGTAGGAACAATTTCTATTAAAAGTTCAGAAGAGTTATCAGAACTTTTAAAGGCTAGAAAGATAAAACACAATGTATTAAATGCTAAGTATCATGCAATGGAAGCTGAAATTGTAGCTCAAGCTGGAAGATTTGGAGCTGTAACTATTGCTACGAATATGGCTGGTAGAGGAACAGATATTATGCTTGGAGGAAATCCAGAGTTCTTAGCTCTAGCAGAAGTAGGAAGTAGAGAAGCTGAAAATTTTGAAGAAGTATTAAAAAAATATGAGGTTCAATGTAAAGAAGAGGGAGAAAAGGTAAAAGCAATAGGTGGACTTTTCATTTTAGGTACTGAAAGACATGAATCTAGAAGAATAGATAACCAATTAAGAGGAAGAGCTGGAAGACAAGGAGACCCTGGAGAATCAGAATTTTACTTATCATTAGAAGATGATTTAATGAGACTATTTGGTTCAGATAGAGTAAAAACTGTTATGGAAAAATTAGGACTTCCAGAAGGAGAGCCAATTACTCATCCTATGATTAATAAAGCTATTGCAAATGCTCAAACTAAGATAGAATCTAGAAACTTTGGAATTAGAAAAAATCTTCTTGAATATGATGATGTAATGAACAAACAAAGAACAGCTATATATGAAAGTAGAAATGAAGCTATGGCTAAAGAAGACTTAAAAGATAGTATAATTAAGATGTTACATGAAACTATCTTTAATCAAGTGGCTAAGAGATTTGTTGGAGAATATAAAGAAGATTGGGATATGCCAGGACTTGCTGATTATTTAAGAGATACTTATGGTTATGTAGTTGAGGATATGGCAGAATACAAATCTATGAGTATAGAAGATTATAGTAAAAAAATATTTGATTCAATTTGTGCTCAATATGATGAGAAGGAAGCTAAAGTTGGAAGAGAACTAATGAGAAAACTTGAAAAATATATTCTTTTTGAAGTGATTGATGCTAGATGGAGAGAGCACTTAAAAGCTCTAGATGGATTAAAAGAGGGAATATATTTAAGAGCTTATGGACAAAAAAATCCAGTAGTAGAGTATAAATTATTATCTGGAGAACTTTATGAACAAATGGTAGAAACTATAAAAGAACAAACAACATCATTCCTATTTAAAGTAATAGTAAAACATCATGAAGAAGAGATGCCAGTTAGAAATGAGGAAGAGGATATAAAAGAATATACTTCTGAAGATGAAAATGGAGTAGAAACTAGAGAAGTGGGAGAATTAACTCCTGATTCTCCATGTCCTTGTGGAAGTGGAAAAAAATATAAAAACTGTTGTGGAAGAGTATAA